One Kitasatospora sp. MAP12-44 DNA segment encodes these proteins:
- a CDS encoding non-ribosomal peptide synthetase, whose protein sequence is MLSPGYGISAAGHGAEPSVEQSPTADEIRFSVAALLSRRPQDLQESDNLAELGMDSIRTMSMAGWFRRRGVPVTFLELVDRPTIAQWSALVGSRLPEQRAPEDAAPPEAAGSRATAPGLDPDAPFPLTPVQHAYWIGRRDDQILGSVGCHAYFEFDGSSLDPERLEAAVRTVIARHGMLRAVFLDDGTQRIAPGGNWPGLTVHDLRHPLERPTVERLASVRDALSHRRLRVELGEVLDVQLSLLPGGATRLHLNVDLLVADVESIRILLADLAHAYSSPEHPWVHQDCPEQPWAVDDFGFAHYLADQAGRRAEAREQARTYWQGRLADLPDGPVLPLACDPADLGPPRFTRRRHRLEPDAWQRFSRRARQGGTTPAMALAAAYAEVLGSFSESPRFLLSLPLFDRDSGHPAVCDMVADFTNLLLVTVDLTAGSSFLERARFLQEEFRAGAAHSAYSGVEVLRDLARERPDEPRRAPVVFACTLGEELAGDEVRSVLGELGWMISQTPQVWLDHQVYESGGGVELCWDSVDELFPPELVVDMFACYRELIDRQASADADWSAPARPALPARQRSVRERVNATAAPRSGRLLHEGFFARAAQVPDAPALLWGTDSAVGYGSLARRALGVAAALLARGLRPGEPVAVSAARGADQVAAVLGVLAAGGAYVPVGIDQPARRRRRILERAGLRLLLAEMPAPADLPPGVQVLDLGSAVEHPPLAEPVPVSAEAPAYVIFTSGTTGEPKGVQVSHGAAVNTVEDINERFSVGPSDRVLAVSALDFDLSVYDLFGLLAAGGAVVLPDESQRRDPGAWAELITRHRVTVWNSVPVLLDMLLTASAASTASTATVVDGLRLALVSGDWIGLDLPGRLATQSGSRFVALGGATEAAIWSNYYEVTEVPASWTSVPYGFPLRNQRFRVVGPDGLDRPDRVAGELWIGGAGVALGYLGDAGLTAAKFVTHEGERWYRTGDRGRYWPDGTLEFLGRIDQQLKIRGVRTEPGEIESALRSHPAIGHCTVAAVGEDRAKRLLAVITASPVSVPALAAAPSDVPLSAEPHGAEAQLVEWVLARLAADEAGITAEPAPLAELARRWGAPEEWQPLLRLWFDWLAARDVLTVERDGYAAGPKLAAVCADAGTPDDQLAPVARRLRQRLGDLAAVARGELDPLVLLDDPVLAPEALAAVAPGAQLAVVALLSELPAGSGVLEIAVLGASGGRTALGLAARAGEHRYTLLDESAARLGAAAELLTDTPGRFAYHRLPTGLLPAELLSRFDVVVADNSLHGYADSATGAQLAVLLLAPGGLLLALERTVLPPLALIAAALPTRGFTRLDPVRRARRTPLLPAGEWRQVLADAGLRPAGSGASGADRMDGQVLLRATRTAEAGLPTEQAIREWLAARLPAAMIPDHLFGATALPITANGKVDRAALLRLLPTSSTVPAGPAVGEPPSGPLESAIAAAWCEVLGLTGVGREQNFFGLGGDSLLATRLVRRLRESGLELDLAAVFSSPVLKDLAAAAATQPSTRPPSPAADAVTADPEHRHDPFPPTDVQRAYWTGRAVGLPLGGVGAHYYTEFDGTGLDLARLEAAWNQLIARHEMLRAVFDEHGEQRILAEVPHVPIPVGYAARDEAEEALAAFRAAMSHQVRDPARWPLVDLRALVYERDGEQRVRLGVSLENIVLDGRSMMIVLAELEQLYHAPDAVLRPVDGLSFRDYLLRPVPAAESDTARRYWQDRLADLPPAPRLPLAAHPSEVGTPRFVRRSGLLPADRWQAVTSRARAYGLTPSAVLLACYAEVLGRWSSSPELTVNLTLFDRQDVHPGVDDIVGDFTSLLLVAYQPEPGAGFLDRARALQQRLGQDLSHRAWSAVRVVRELARASGTPDQGMPDQGMPVVFTSALGTPRALSLDLADWLLPRVWGVSQTPQTWLDNQVYDSARGLHYDWDAVEQLLPADVLDAMFAAYGDLLDRLAESDWTAGVPDLLPAAQLAVRTRVNATSGPLARTALHERFFAHARQAPDRTACVWAGGRLGYGELALRARQIAGLLHAHGIRPGCAVAVHLPKGPEQLAAVLGVLAAGAAYVPIGVDQPAARRERLYSGAGVDCVLTTTARLEQAPEGVTVLSVGDAAGHDGYGPVELGGEALAYVIFTSGSTGEPKGVEIAHQSALNTVTDVSERFGVGAEDRVLAVSALDFDLSVFDIFGPLSVGGSVVLIGEGERRDAQRWLELIVEHRVSVWNSVPMLLEMLLAAARGPVPGLRLALVSGDWVGLDLKERLPGCRLVALGGATEASIWSNAWEVEGVPAGWPSIPYGFPLRNQWFRVVGSQGRDCPDWVPGELWIGGAGVALGYRGDPVRTAEKFVEYGGGRWYRTGDLGRYRPDGRLEFLGRTDHQLKVSGHRIELGEIEAALAAHPAVRQAVVTADDSAQRRRLVAHAVPKEGSATARELLAFLAERLPRHAVPHTVTLWDALPLTANGKVDRSALAAAPVAPVATTGGEAPRTPAERLVCTVWAEALGVPEPSRDSDFFALGGDSLLATKVVARLRAAGAAQAAISGLFTAPLLADFAATLALQAPPVPSAAIEADPAARHQPFPPTELQRAYWVGRSAAFTLGGVGSYYYCEFDESGLDLARLEAAWDRLIARHEMLRAVFDEDGSQRILPEVPGLAIPVLDAPEAGPDALREELSHRILDPSRWPLFDVRAVRHGDGRARVCVGLDYLLVDGLSMMILFSELDLLYRDPQAQLPPIGVSFRDYVCQLAPSPADAERSLDHWRGRVPTLPPPPALPLAVDPAAVARPRFVRRESRLAPEQWQALQARARQHGFTPSAVLLACYAQVLATWSAQPELTVALTLFDRRDVHPDIDRVLGDFTSLLPVAHQPVPAESFESAVRRLQDRLWRDLDHRGAPILGLLREAAGSDGAAEASLPVVFTSALGVDDALSSALRRPVWSVSQTPQVWLDEQVMVRDGGLQLSWDAVEELFPGGLLDAMFAAHGELLDRVCRADWSEQLAVLPPPDQRSVRARVNATVGPLPTGLLHAGFFERAAAEPGRCALRWGTEEQLDHGQLTYGRLADRALRIAAMLRARGVRSGEPVAVSLPKGPDQIAAVLGVLAAGAAYLPIGPDQPAARRERMLASGGVRITLSEPGAADGYQPLDAPVELGGEALAYVIFTSGSTGEPKGVEIAHQSALNTVTDVSERFGVGAEDRVLAVSALDFDLSVFDIFGPLSVGGSVVLIGEGERRDAQRWLELIVEHRVSVWNSVPMLLEMLLAAARGPVPGLRLALVSGDWVGLDLKERLPGCRLVALGGATEASIWSNAWEVEGVPAGWPSIPYGFPLRNQWFRVVGSQGRDCPDWVPGELWIGGAGVALGYRGDPVRTAEKFVEYGGGRWYRTGDLGRYRPDGRLEFLGRTDHQLKVSGHRIELGEIEAALTAHPAVRQAVVVPVGERGGYRLHAFVTTEDTEDTTDGHAGVQAPELLASLVDRLPPYARPSGLTLLDGLPLTANGKVDRSALRPPPPTAPEAAAGQGAQAPRGPVETALAELWGELLGRPAVPRDAGFFALGGDSLQATRLVQRVRERFGCELSLRQLLSEPTVAGLATFIERQRLAFEAEDTEEGEL, encoded by the coding sequence ATGCTTTCACCGGGGTATGGGATTTCGGCGGCTGGGCATGGCGCGGAGCCGTCCGTCGAGCAATCACCGACAGCGGACGAAATCAGGTTTTCGGTCGCCGCCCTGCTCTCCCGCAGACCGCAGGATCTGCAGGAGAGCGACAACCTCGCCGAGCTCGGAATGGACTCGATCCGGACGATGAGCATGGCGGGCTGGTTCCGCCGGCGGGGCGTCCCGGTCACCTTCCTTGAGCTGGTCGACCGTCCGACCATCGCGCAGTGGTCGGCGCTGGTCGGCTCGCGCCTGCCCGAGCAGCGGGCGCCCGAGGACGCCGCGCCACCGGAGGCCGCCGGGAGCCGCGCGACCGCGCCGGGCCTCGATCCGGACGCGCCCTTCCCGCTGACCCCGGTCCAGCACGCCTACTGGATCGGCCGGCGCGACGACCAGATCCTCGGATCGGTGGGCTGCCACGCCTACTTCGAGTTCGACGGCTCCAGCCTCGACCCGGAGCGGCTGGAAGCCGCGGTGCGCACGGTGATCGCCCGCCACGGCATGCTGCGCGCCGTGTTCCTGGACGACGGCACCCAGCGGATCGCACCAGGCGGCAACTGGCCCGGGCTGACGGTGCACGACCTGCGCCACCCCTTGGAGCGGCCGACGGTCGAGCGGTTGGCCTCGGTCCGCGACGCCCTCTCGCACCGCAGGCTGCGGGTCGAGCTCGGCGAGGTGCTGGACGTGCAGCTCTCGCTGCTGCCGGGCGGGGCCACCCGGCTCCATCTGAACGTCGACCTGCTGGTCGCGGACGTCGAGAGCATCAGGATTCTGCTGGCCGACCTGGCCCACGCCTACAGCTCACCCGAACACCCCTGGGTCCACCAGGACTGCCCAGAACAGCCCTGGGCTGTCGACGACTTCGGGTTCGCGCACTACCTGGCCGACCAGGCGGGCCGCCGCGCCGAGGCCCGCGAGCAGGCGCGGACGTACTGGCAGGGCCGCCTCGCCGACCTCCCCGACGGACCGGTGCTCCCGCTGGCCTGCGACCCGGCCGATCTCGGACCGCCCCGGTTCACGCGCCGCCGCCACCGCCTGGAGCCGGACGCCTGGCAGCGCTTCAGCCGCCGCGCCCGGCAGGGCGGGACGACTCCGGCGATGGCGCTAGCCGCCGCCTACGCCGAGGTGCTCGGATCGTTCAGCGAGAGCCCGCGCTTCCTGCTCAGCCTGCCGCTGTTCGACCGCGACAGCGGCCACCCCGCCGTCTGCGACATGGTGGCCGACTTCACCAATCTGCTGCTGGTCACCGTGGACCTGACGGCCGGCTCCTCGTTCCTGGAGCGCGCCCGTTTCCTCCAGGAGGAGTTCAGGGCCGGTGCCGCCCACAGCGCGTACTCCGGCGTCGAGGTGCTGCGCGACCTTGCCCGGGAGCGTCCGGACGAGCCGCGGCGGGCGCCAGTGGTGTTCGCCTGCACCCTGGGGGAGGAGCTGGCCGGTGACGAAGTGCGGTCGGTGCTGGGCGAGTTGGGATGGATGATCTCGCAGACCCCGCAGGTCTGGCTGGACCACCAGGTGTACGAGTCCGGGGGCGGCGTAGAGCTGTGCTGGGACTCGGTCGACGAACTCTTCCCGCCCGAGCTGGTCGTCGACATGTTCGCCTGCTACCGGGAGTTGATCGACCGTCAGGCCTCGGCTGACGCCGACTGGTCCGCCCCGGCGCGGCCGGCCCTGCCCGCCCGGCAGCGGTCCGTGCGGGAGCGCGTCAACGCCACCGCCGCACCCCGTTCGGGCCGCCTGCTGCACGAGGGCTTCTTCGCCCGTGCGGCACAAGTACCGGACGCCCCGGCGCTGTTGTGGGGTACGGACTCGGCGGTCGGCTACGGCTCGCTGGCCCGACGCGCGCTCGGCGTGGCGGCGGCCCTGCTCGCTCGCGGGCTGCGTCCGGGCGAGCCCGTCGCGGTCTCGGCCGCCCGGGGCGCCGACCAGGTCGCGGCGGTGCTCGGCGTGCTCGCCGCGGGCGGCGCGTACGTCCCCGTGGGGATCGACCAGCCCGCCCGGCGTCGGCGGCGCATCCTGGAACGGGCCGGCCTGCGGCTGCTGCTCGCCGAGATGCCCGCCCCGGCCGACCTGCCGCCGGGAGTGCAGGTCCTCGACCTCGGGTCGGCGGTGGAGCACCCGCCGCTGGCCGAGCCCGTCCCGGTGAGCGCGGAGGCCCCCGCCTACGTGATCTTCACCTCGGGCACGACCGGCGAGCCGAAGGGCGTCCAGGTCTCCCATGGCGCGGCCGTGAACACCGTGGAGGACATCAACGAGCGCTTCTCGGTCGGCCCGTCCGACCGCGTACTCGCCGTGTCCGCACTCGACTTCGACCTGTCGGTCTACGACCTCTTCGGCCTCCTCGCCGCAGGTGGCGCCGTCGTGCTGCCGGACGAGTCGCAGCGGCGCGACCCCGGTGCCTGGGCGGAGCTGATCACGCGCCACCGGGTGACAGTGTGGAACTCCGTCCCGGTCCTGCTCGACATGCTGCTCACGGCGAGTGCGGCGAGTACGGCGAGTACGGCGACGGTGGTTGATGGGCTGCGGCTGGCCCTGGTGTCGGGCGACTGGATCGGCCTCGACCTGCCGGGCCGGCTGGCGACGCAGAGTGGGAGCCGCTTCGTCGCCCTCGGCGGGGCGACCGAGGCGGCCATCTGGTCGAACTACTACGAGGTGACCGAGGTACCCGCGAGCTGGACCTCCGTGCCGTACGGGTTCCCGCTGCGCAACCAGCGTTTCCGCGTGGTCGGACCGGACGGCCTCGACCGCCCCGACCGGGTGGCCGGCGAGCTGTGGATCGGCGGTGCGGGCGTGGCGCTCGGCTACCTCGGTGACGCCGGGCTGACGGCGGCGAAGTTCGTCACCCACGAGGGTGAACGCTGGTATCGGACCGGTGACCGGGGGCGCTACTGGCCGGACGGCACCCTGGAGTTCCTGGGGCGGATCGACCAGCAGCTCAAGATCCGCGGGGTGCGGACCGAGCCGGGCGAGATCGAGTCGGCACTCCGCTCGCACCCGGCGATCGGCCACTGCACGGTCGCCGCGGTCGGCGAGGACCGGGCCAAGCGCCTGCTGGCGGTGATCACGGCCAGTCCTGTCTCCGTCCCCGCCCTTGCGGCAGCGCCGAGCGACGTGCCGCTGTCGGCCGAACCGCATGGCGCGGAGGCTCAGTTGGTGGAATGGGTGCTCGCCCGCCTGGCCGCCGACGAGGCGGGCATCACCGCCGAGCCGGCCCCGCTCGCCGAGCTGGCCCGCCGTTGGGGCGCACCAGAGGAGTGGCAACCGCTGCTCCGACTCTGGTTCGACTGGCTCGCCGCCCGCGACGTCCTCACCGTCGAGCGGGACGGCTACGCGGCGGGCCCCAAGCTGGCCGCCGTCTGCGCCGACGCCGGCACCCCTGACGATCAACTCGCCCCGGTGGCACGGCGGTTGCGCCAGCGGCTCGGCGACCTGGCCGCCGTCGCCCGCGGCGAGCTCGACCCCCTGGTCCTGCTCGACGACCCCGTGCTCGCTCCCGAGGCGCTCGCGGCCGTCGCACCTGGCGCGCAGCTCGCGGTGGTCGCCCTCCTCTCCGAACTCCCGGCCGGGAGCGGCGTGTTGGAGATCGCCGTGCTCGGCGCGAGCGGCGGCCGCACCGCGCTGGGGCTGGCCGCCCGAGCCGGCGAGCACCGCTACACCCTGCTCGACGAGTCCGCCGCCCGGCTCGGTGCGGCCGCGGAGCTGCTCACCGACACCCCCGGCCGGTTCGCCTACCACCGCCTGCCGACCGGCCTGCTGCCGGCCGAACTGCTGAGCCGGTTCGACGTGGTGGTGGCGGACAACTCCCTGCACGGCTACGCCGATTCGGCGACCGGCGCGCAGCTCGCGGTCCTGCTGCTCGCGCCGGGCGGCCTGCTGCTGGCGCTGGAGCGGACCGTACTCCCGCCGCTCGCCCTGATCGCTGCTGCTCTCCCGACCCGCGGCTTCACCCGGCTCGACCCCGTACGCCGGGCGCGGCGCACCCCGCTGCTGCCGGCCGGGGAGTGGCGGCAGGTGCTGGCCGACGCGGGCCTGCGCCCCGCCGGGTCCGGCGCGTCCGGCGCCGACCGTATGGACGGGCAGGTGCTGCTGCGCGCCACCAGGACCGCCGAGGCGGGCCTGCCGACCGAGCAGGCGATCCGCGAGTGGCTGGCCGCCCGGCTGCCGGCCGCGATGATCCCCGACCACCTGTTCGGCGCGACAGCGCTGCCGATCACCGCCAACGGCAAGGTGGACCGCGCGGCCCTGCTGCGCCTGCTGCCCACCTCCAGCACGGTGCCGGCCGGGCCGGCCGTCGGCGAGCCGCCGTCCGGCCCGCTGGAGAGCGCGATCGCCGCCGCCTGGTGCGAGGTGCTCGGACTGACCGGGGTCGGGCGCGAGCAGAACTTCTTCGGCCTCGGCGGTGACTCGCTGCTGGCGACCCGCCTGGTGCGGCGGCTGCGCGAGTCCGGTCTTGAGCTGGACCTGGCCGCGGTGTTCTCGTCCCCCGTACTGAAGGACCTCGCAGCAGCGGCCGCAACCCAGCCGTCGACCCGCCCGCCGAGCCCAGCCGCCGACGCGGTCACCGCCGATCCCGAGCACCGCCACGACCCCTTCCCGCCCACCGACGTCCAGCGCGCGTACTGGACCGGCCGAGCGGTGGGGCTGCCGCTGGGCGGCGTGGGAGCGCACTACTACACGGAGTTCGACGGCACCGGACTCGACCTCGCCCGCCTGGAGGCGGCCTGGAACCAGCTGATCGCGCGGCACGAGATGCTGCGCGCGGTCTTCGACGAGCACGGCGAGCAGCGCATCCTCGCCGAGGTCCCGCACGTGCCGATCCCGGTCGGGTACGCGGCGCGGGACGAGGCCGAGGAGGCGCTGGCCGCGTTCCGCGCGGCCATGTCCCACCAGGTCCGCGACCCTGCCCGCTGGCCCCTGGTCGACCTGCGCGCACTGGTCTACGAGCGCGACGGCGAGCAGCGCGTGCGGCTGGGGGTGAGCCTGGAGAACATCGTGCTGGACGGCCGCAGCATGATGATCGTCCTTGCCGAGCTCGAGCAGCTCTACCACGCGCCGGACGCCGTGCTGCGGCCCGTCGACGGCCTGTCGTTCCGCGACTACCTGCTGCGGCCGGTGCCCGCCGCCGAGTCGGACACGGCGCGACGCTACTGGCAGGACCGGCTCGCCGACCTGCCGCCCGCGCCCCGGCTGCCGCTCGCCGCCCACCCGTCCGAGGTGGGTACCCCGCGCTTCGTACGGCGGTCCGGGCTGCTGCCGGCCGACCGCTGGCAGGCCGTCACCAGCCGCGCCCGGGCGTACGGGCTGACGCCCTCGGCCGTGCTGCTCGCCTGCTACGCCGAGGTGCTCGGACGCTGGAGCAGCAGCCCCGAACTCACCGTCAACCTCACGCTGTTCGACCGGCAGGACGTCCACCCGGGCGTCGACGACATCGTGGGCGACTTCACCTCGCTGCTGCTGGTCGCCTACCAGCCCGAGCCGGGCGCCGGGTTCCTCGACCGGGCCCGGGCCCTGCAGCAGCGCCTCGGGCAGGACCTGAGCCACCGGGCCTGGTCGGCGGTCCGGGTGGTGCGCGAGCTGGCCAGGGCCTCGGGCACGCCGGACCAGGGCATGCCGGACCAGGGCATGCCGGTGGTGTTCACCAGCGCGCTGGGTACGCCGCGCGCGCTGTCGCTCGACCTCGCCGACTGGCTGCTGCCCCGGGTCTGGGGCGTCTCGCAGACCCCGCAGACCTGGCTCGACAACCAGGTCTACGACTCGGCGCGCGGCCTGCACTACGACTGGGACGCGGTGGAGCAACTGCTGCCCGCCGACGTGCTGGACGCGATGTTCGCCGCCTACGGTGATCTGCTGGACCGGCTTGCCGAGTCCGACTGGACCGCCGGTGTCCCGGACCTGCTGCCCGCCGCGCAGCTCGCCGTCCGGACCCGCGTCAACGCCACCTCGGGGCCGCTCGCGCGCACCGCGCTGCACGAGCGCTTCTTCGCGCACGCCCGCCAGGCGCCGGACCGGACGGCCTGCGTATGGGCCGGCGGCCGCCTCGGCTACGGCGAACTCGCTCTGCGGGCACGGCAGATCGCCGGGCTGCTGCACGCGCACGGCATCCGTCCTGGCTGCGCGGTGGCGGTGCACCTGCCCAAGGGGCCGGAGCAACTCGCGGCTGTGCTGGGCGTGTTGGCGGCGGGCGCGGCGTATGTGCCGATCGGGGTGGACCAGCCGGCCGCGCGCCGGGAGCGGCTCTACTCGGGTGCCGGGGTCGACTGCGTGCTGACCACGACGGCCCGCCTTGAGCAGGCCCCCGAGGGCGTCACCGTGCTGTCCGTCGGCGATGCCGCAGGCCACGACGGGTACGGCCCGGTGGAGTTGGGGGGTGAGGCGTTGGCGTATGTCATCTTCACTTCGGGTTCGACGGGTGAGCCGAAGGGTGTGGAGATCGCGCATCAGTCGGCGTTGAACACCGTCACGGACGTCAGTGAGCGTTTTGGGGTGGGTGCGGAGGATCGGGTGTTGGCGGTGTCGGCGTTGGATTTCGATCTTTCGGTGTTCGACATCTTCGGTCCGTTGTCGGTGGGTGGCTCTGTGGTGTTGATCGGGGAGGGTGAACGGCGGGATGCGCAGCGGTGGTTGGAGTTGATCGTTGAGCATCGGGTGTCGGTGTGGAACAGCGTGCCGATGCTGTTGGAGATGTTGTTGGCGGCTGCGCGGGGTCCGGTGCCGGGGTTGCGGTTGGCGTTGGTGTCGGGTGACTGGGTGGGGTTGGACCTGAAGGAGCGGTTGCCGGGGTGTCGGTTGGTGGCGCTGGGTGGGGCGACGGAGGCGTCGATCTGGTCCAATGCGTGGGAGGTTGAGGGGGTGCCGGCCGGGTGGCCGTCGATTCCGTATGGGTTTCCGTTGCGTAATCAGTGGTTCCGGGTGGTGGGTTCGCAGGGCCGGGATTGTCCGGACTGGGTGCCTGGTGAGTTGTGGATCGGTGGGGCGGGGGTGGCGCTGGGGTATCGGGGTGATCCGGTGCGTACGGCGGAGAAGTTCGTGGAGTACGGGGGTGGTCGGTGGTATCGGACGGGGGATCTGGGTCGCTACCGTCCGGATGGCAGGCTGGAGTTCCTGGGTCGTACCGACCATCAGCTGAAGGTCAGCGGTCATCGGATCGAGTTGGGTGAGATCGAGGCGGCTCTCGCCGCTCACCCCGCTGTACGCCAGGCCGTGGTGACCGCCGACGACAGTGCCCAGCGGCGGCGCCTGGTGGCGCACGCCGTGCCGAAGGAAGGCTCGGCCACCGCGCGGGAGCTGCTCGCCTTCCTCGCCGAGCGCCTGCCCAGGCACGCGGTGCCGCACACCGTCACGCTCTGGGACGCGCTCCCGCTGACCGCCAACGGCAAGGTGGACCGGTCCGCGCTCGCCGCCGCCCCGGTCGCCCCGGTCGCGACGACCGGCGGCGAGGCTCCCCGCACGCCCGCCGAGCGGCTGGTGTGCACAGTCTGGGCCGAGGCGCTGGGCGTGCCCGAGCCCTCGCGGGACAGTGACTTCTTCGCCCTGGGCGGCGACTCGCTGCTCGCCACCAAGGTGGTGGCCCGGCTGCGCGCGGCGGGTGCGGCGCAGGCCGCGATCAGCGGACTCTTCACCGCGCCGTTGCTCGCCGACTTCGCCGCCACGCTGGCGTTGCAGGCGCCGCCCGTCCCGTCCGCCGCCATCGAGGCCGATCCGGCGGCCCGCCACCAGCCGTTCCCGCCCACCGAACTGCAACGCGCCTACTGGGTCGGGCGGTCGGCGGCCTTCACCCTCGGCGGCGTGGGCTCCTACTACTACTGCGAGTTCGACGAGAGCGGGCTCGACCTCGCCCGCCTGGAGGCGGCCTGGGACCGGCTGATCGCCCGCCACGAGATGCTGCGCGCGGTCTTCGACGAGGACGGCAGCCAGCGGATCCTGCCCGAGGTGCCAGGCCTGGCCATCCCGGTGCTCGACGCCCCCGAGGCCGGGCCGGACGCGCTGCGTGAGGAGCTGTCCCACCGGATCCTCGACCCCTCGCGCTGGCCGCTGTTCGACGTACGCGCCGTCCGCCACGGGGACGGCCGTGCGCGGGTCTGCGTAGGGCTCGACTACCTGCTCGTCGACGGACTGAGCATGATGATCCTCTTCTCCGAACTCGACCTGCTCTACCGTGACCCGCAGGCCCAACTCCCGCCGATCGGCGTGTCCTTCCGCGACTACGTCTGCCAGCTCGCGCCCTCCCCGGCCGACGCCGAGCGTTCGCTCGACCACTGGCGCGGGCGGGTTCCCACGCTGCCGCCGCCCCCCGCGCTACCGCTGGCGGTGGACCCGGCCGCCGTCGCCCGCCCCCGCTTCGTACGGCGCGAGAGCCGGCTGGCCCCCGAGCAGTGGCAGGCGCTCCAGGCGCGGGCTCGGCAGCACGGGTTCACCCCGTCCGCCGTGCTGCTCGCGTGCTACGCGCAGGTGCTCGCCACCTGGAGCGCGCAGCCGGAACTGACCGTCGCGCTCACCCTCTTCGACCGCCGGGACGTGCACCCCGACATCGACCGGGTGCTCGGCGACTTCACCTCCCTGCTGCCGGTGGCCCACCAGCCCGTCCCCGCCGAGTCGTTCGAGTCCGCGGTCCGACGTCTGCAGGACCGGCTGTGGCGCGACCTGGACCACCGGGGTGCGCCGATCCTGGGACTGCTGCGCGAGGCCGCGGGCTCCGACGGTGCCGCCGAGGCCTCGCTGCCGGTGGTCTTCACCAGCGCCCTGGGCGTGGACGACGCACTCAGCAGCGCGCTGCGCCGACCGGTGTGGAGCGTGTCGCAGACCCCGCAGGTCTGGCTCGACGAGCAGGTGATGGTCCGCGACGGCGGCCTGCAACTCAGCTGGGACGCGGTCGAGGAGCTGTTCCCCGGCGGGTTGCTGGACGCGATGTTCGCCGCCCACGGTGAGCTGCTCGACCGGGTCTGCCGCGCGGACTGGTCCGAGCAGCTGGCCGTGCTGCCGCCCCCGGACCAGCGCTCGGTGCGCGCGCGGGTCAACGCCACCGTCGGGCCGCTGCCGACCGGGCTGCTGCACGCGGGCTTCTTCGAGCGGGCCGCCGCCGAACCCGGCCGCTGCGCTCTGCGTTGGGGAACTGAAGAGCAGCTGGACCATGGCCAGTTGACCTATGGCCGGCTGGCCGACCGCGCGCTGCGGATCGCCGCCATGCTGCGCGCGCGAGGTGTGCGATCGGGCGAACCGGTGGCGGTGTCGCTGCCGAAGGGCCCCGACCAGATCGCCGCCGTCCTGGGGGTGCTCGCCGCCGGGGCGGCCTACCTGCCGATCGGCCCGGACCAGCCGGCCGCCCGCCGGGAGCGGATGCTCGCATCCGGCGGCGTGCGGATCACGCTGTCGGAGCCGGGCGCGGCCGACGGGTACCAACCCTTGGACGCGCCGGTGGAGTTGGGGGGTGAGGCGTTGGCGTATGTCATCTTCACTTCGGGTTCGACGGGTGAGCCGAAGGGTGTGGAGATCGCGCATCAGTCGGCGTTGAACACCGTCACGGACGTCAGTGAGCGTTTTGGGGTGGGTGCGGAGGATCGGGTGTTGGCGGTGTCGGCGTTGGATTTCGATCTTTCGGTGTTCGACATCTTCGGTCCGTTGTCGGTGGGTGGCTCTGTGGTGTTGATCGGGGAGGGTGAACGGCGGGATGCGCAGCGGTGGTTGGAGTTGATCGTTGAGCATCGGGTGTCGGTGTGGAACAGCGTGCCGATGCTGTTGGAGATGTTGTTGGCGGCTGCGCGGGGTCCGGTGCCGGGGTTGCGGTTGGCGTTGGTGTCGGGTGACTGGGTGGGGTTGGACCTGAAGGAGCGGTTGCCGGGGTGTCGGTTGGTGGCGCTGGGTGGGGCGACGGAGGCGTCGATCTGGTCCAATGCGTGGGAGGTTGAGGGGGTGCCGGCCGGGTGGCCGTCGATTCCGTATGGGTTTCCGTTGCGTAATCAGTGGTTCCGGGTGGTGGGTTCGCAGGGCCGGGATTGTCCGGACTGGGTGCCTGGTGAGTTGTGGATCGGTGGGGCGGGGGTGGCGCTGGGGTATCGGGGTGATCCGGTGCGTACGGCGGAGAAGTTCGTGGAGTACGGGGGTGGTCGGTGGTATCGGACGGGGGATCTGGGTCGCTACCGTCCGGATGGCAGGCTGGAGTTCCTGGGTCGTACCGACCATCAGCTGAAGGTCAGCGGTCATCGGATCGAGTTGGGTGAGATCGAGGCGGCCCTCACCGCCCACCCCGCCGTACGCCAGGCCGTGGTGGTGCCGGTCGGCGAGCGCGGCGGCTACCGGCTGCACGCCTTCGTCACCACGGAGGACACGGAGGACACCACCGACGGCCACGCCGGCGTGCAGGCGCCCGAGCTACTGGCCTCCCTGGTCGACCGGTTGCCGCCGTACGCCCGCCCGTCCGGCCTCACCCTGCTCGACGGGCTCCCGCTGACCGCCAACGGCAAAGTCGACCGCAGCGCGCTCAGACCACCACCACCGACCGCACCGGAGGCCGCCGCCGGGCAGGGCGCGCAGGCGCCGCGCGGCCCGGTCGAGACCGCGCTCGCCGAGCTCTGGGGCGAGCTGCTGGGCCGGCCCGCCGTACCGCGCGACGCGGGCTTCTTCGCCCTGGGCGGCGACAGCCTACAGGCGACACGGCTGGTCCAGCGGGTGCGCGAGCGGTTCGGCTGCGAGCTGTCCCTGCGTCAACTACTCAGCGAGCCCACGGTCGCAGGACTTGCGACGTTCATCGAGCGCCAGCGCCTCGCTTTCGAGGCCGAAGACACGGAGGAGGGCGAGCTGTGA